Proteins encoded together in one Triticum dicoccoides isolate Atlit2015 ecotype Zavitan chromosome 7B, WEW_v2.0, whole genome shotgun sequence window:
- the LOC119336599 gene encoding histone-lysine N-methyltransferase ATXR3-like isoform X1, which translates to MGDGGIACAVPPQRAVEGFRADALVRGEAMPDKGEKAAHGHHHHHHHHHRKHYSASAADLEEGELLLNGEADNTRDLDRTIPPKKWRKLLPSSPAAELEPGEIVIMQSEPTRKIRRNVELDKTEFVPVTQRKGKSDKIGRKSNKDVVEPAEVTPLGKKRDRDYSGKICSSAHIREDGKKGTSRDSDEEPGEIKPESSSTGSARKSQAVEPESNHRKHQAETFTQSGSKSRRKREPKTSSAGKHLSGRNHDISPQIRDRHDRLERSPGILGRFPHDRIRHERSPGRMERSPRDRDRGRHCDNRDRSPYISPRHRARPAHHRDNTPNHIDNSPRGRTQHEDIRDRTPLSHDKSPSERGRTTDSHEASKKSRGAKLESNNLENVPHKNKSMKQPTKSNSGSNIKSEERISKGKASEGVQCTELLPPPPLPPPPPPPPPPLPPNMPPPLPPPPVPEQLNDLAEDASMEEDMDICDTPPHTSEAPELSTEPTIIMGKWFYLDQFGVEQGPSKLADLKKLVEDGYLLSDHLIKHADSNRWVTVENAASPLVPSDIPSVYVDLSSQKVSPPEAPGNLLDEAREGAALLAWSAEDEEEASEEQKEDLYIDNRVEALMYGATMVDGHELDILGEVLDAHFEPVDWERCSYPEDFPRFQGQSARDDGINRSIGFVSGVGPVGREKFYHNVECSEWFSGRWSCKGGDWKRNDEFNQDKPYRKKLVLNEGYALYQMLKGNHEDPRWHCKEDLYYHVPAKKLDLPLWAFSSTEEDTDSVDDASAIIPGRLCQNQIRQLPKGVKGMTLPVVKINARVVKDQSSIEPCIKSRAAERSLSRSSRSHSTGTDRNSVHEGLSHFKKHHEHDLQSLQKSKSVPNIPEDHVCTVEELSVKLGDWYYMDGTGHEHGPFSYGELQKLVKKGTIIEQSSVFRKIDNTWLPVVKDIKSESAARDGGPRSSDSTSALVEQSNTVVNHGAGRFHELHPQFVGYTRGKLHELVMKYFKSRELTLAINEVLDPWIAAKQPKKEIEMNFLNNSASRKILPVPFFGISAEDAGSVKRARLLPNQSDEDINMYEDILASQNDDCSFEELCHDAALVEENSTNSVAGSDSWGLLNVHVLARIFHFLRADMKSLISSAATCKLWNTGVQYYRNTCRFVDLSSVGLQCTDSVFHGIMAGYEKQNIRTLILVGCSNLSSLALGEVLVQFPNICYVHIQGCSQLWDMKSRFHHIKWIKSSLNPEESLQKIKSLKQIDDGNDYASKVARNLTSQLGGSDELDGYFADISNRENANLSFGQGFYKRSKWLDARKSSAVLSKDAQLRRLMQRKAENSYRKMEEFVINRLREIMKSSRFDFFIPKVAKIEGRLKSGYYARHGFSSLKNDIRSMCRDALRYKGRSDLGDMKQIVVSFIQLAKRLGNPRLISERDGAVAQKDNSDTSQYSSDAKLKKKQNKTTGERRGGNWATASAGADASSRAFDREIKRSLSKLKKMDVDSGSETSDDDDGYSEGDETESETTVSDTESDLDSNSAAWDLRGNSMKLFESGDSVGDDRGWGARMTKASLVPPVTRKYEVIEKYLIVADEEEVQRKMRVALPDDYSEKLLSQKNGTENLEIPEVKDYQRRKVPGDEVLEQEVYGIDPYTHNLLRDIMPADVGLSSADKHTFIEELLLNTLNKQVRDFTGSGNTPMVYPLKPVIEEIQKSAEESGDRRIAKMCLGMLKAMRSRPEHNYVAYRKGLGVVCNKKGGFGMDDFVIEFFGEVYPSWRWYEKQDGIKHIQNNSEDQAPEFYNIMLERPKGDRDGYDLVFVDAMHKANYASRICHSCNPNCEAKVTAVDGQYQIGVYTVRPIAEGEEITFDYNSVTESKEEHEASVCLCGSQVCRGSYLNFSGEGAFEKVLMEFHGVLDRHSLLLQACEANTVSQQDLIDLGRAGLGTCLLAGLPGWLVAYTAQLVRFIFFERQKLPNEIFKHNMEEKRQFFTDINMDSERNDAEVQAEGVLNSRLQHLTHTLDKVRYVMRCIFGDPKNAPPPLVRLTGRSLVSAIWKGEGSLVDELLQSIEHHVDEDVLTDLKDKIRLRDPSDSEDIEGDIRNSLLWLRDELRTLSCTYKCRHDAAADLIHMYAYTKCFFRARDYKTVKSPPVHISPLDLGPKYADKLGPGFHEYSKTYPENYCLAQLIYWYSQNAEPESRLTRARKGCMSLPDVSSFYVKSVKPTQERVYGTRTVRFMLSRMEKQAQRPWPKDRIWVFKSDPRFFGTPMMDAVLNNNSPLDKEMVHWLKTRSNVFLG; encoded by the exons ATGGGAGATGGAGGAATCGCGTGCGCCGTCCCGCCTCAGCGTGCAGTGGAGGGCTTCCGTGCCGACGCCCTCGTGAGGGGAGAAGCGATGCCAGACAAGGGGGAGAAAGCAGCGCAcggccaccaccatcaccaccaccaccaccaccgcaagCACTACTCTGCTTCAGCTGCCGACCTCGAGGAAGGGGAGCTGCTGCTCAATGGAGAGGCAGACAACACACGGGACTTGGACAGGACCATACCTCCCAAGAAATGGCGCAAGTTGCTGCCTTCGTCGCCAGCTGCAGAGTTGGAGCCGGGGGAGATTGTAATCATGCAATCAGAGCCAACAAGGAAGATAAGGAGGAACGTGGAGCTTGACAAGACTGAGTTTGTGCCTGTGACGCAGAGGAAAGGTAAGTCTGACAAGATCGGGAGAAAGTCTAATAAAGATGTGGTGGAGCCAGCGGAGGTTACTCCACTGGGAAAAAAGCGGGACCGGGATTATAGCGGCAAGATATGTTCGTCAGCTCACATCCGCGAGGATGGGAAGAAAGGCACTTCACGGGATTCTGATGAGGAGCCTGGCGAGATTAAGCCAGAGAGCAGCAGCACCGGCAGTGCTAGGAAGAGCCAGGCAGTAGAGCCCGAGAGCAACCACCGCAAACACCAAGCTGAGACATTCACTCAATCAGGGTCAAAAAGTCGAAGGAAGAGAGAGCCAAAGACTTCTTCTGCTGGGAAGCATTTGTCTGGAAGAAATCATGATATCTCGCCGCAAATACGAGATCGGCATGATCGGCTTGAGAGGAGCCCAGGCATCTTGGGACGCTTTCCTCATGACCGCATTCGCCATGAGAGGAGCCCAGGCCGCATGGAGCGCTCCCCACGAGACCGAGACCGTGGTCGTCACTGTGATAACAGAGACCGCAGCCCGTACATTTCACCACGACACAGAGCACGCCCGGCCCATCACAGGGATAACACACCGAACCACATTGATAATTCCCCTCGTGGGAGGACTCAGCATGAGGACATCAGAGACCGAACTCCGCTCTCTCATGATAAATCACCATCTGAACGTGGTCGAACAACTGACAGCCATGAAGCAAGTAAGAAGAGCAGGGGTGCTAAGCTTGAAAGCAACAACCTAGAAAATGTGCCGCACAAAAATAAGTCAATGAAGCAACCAACTAAGAGTAATAGTGGTAGCAACATAAAGAGTGAGGAGAGGATCTCCAAGGGGAAGGCATCCGAGGGCGTTCAATGCACTGAGTTGTTGCCACCACCTCCGttaccaccaccgcctccgcctccacctccgcctttaCCACCTAATATGCCTCCTCCCCTGCCCCCGCCACCAGTACCTGAGCAGCTGAATGATCTCGCTGAAGATGCCTCAATGGAAGAAGACATGGATATCTGTGACACCCCACCTCACACCAGTGAAGCACCTGAACTCAGTACTGAGCCCACTATTATCATGGGGAAGTGGTTTTACCTTGACCAATTTGGTGTTGAGCAAGGACCTTCCAAGCTTGCTGACTTGAAGAAACTGGTAGAAGACGGATATCTTCTTTCTGATCATCTAATAAAGCATGCTGACAGCAATAGATGGGTGACTGTTGAGAATGCAGCTTCACCATTGGTTCCATCTGATATTCCCTCGGTGTATGTGGACCTTTCTTCACAGAAGGTTAGCCCTCCAGAAGCCCCAGGAAATCTGCTCGACGAAGCTCGAGAAGGAGCAGCTTTGTTGGCATGGAGTGCTGAGGATGAAGAGGAAGCTTCTGAAGAACAGAAGGAAGATCTCTACATTGATAATAGGGTCGAGGCACTAATGTATGGAGCTACTATGGTGGATGGACATGAGCTTGATATTCTTGGAG AGGTTTTGGATGCACATTTTGAGCCTGTTGACTGGGAAAGGTGTAGTTACCCTGAAG ATTTTCCTAGGTTCCAAGGCCAATCTGCAAGAGATGATGGGATCAACAGAAGCATTGGATTCGTCAGTGGTGTTGGTCCTGTTGGGAGGGAAaagttttatcataatgttgaatgTAGCGAGTGGTTTTCTGGTAGATGGTCTTGCAAAGGTGGTGACTGGAAGAGGAACGATGAATTCAACCAAGATAAGCCTTACAGGAAAAAGCTTGTCCTGAATGAAGGCTATGCTCTTTATCAGATGCTAAAGGGCAACCATGAGGATCCCCGCTGGCACTGCAAGGAAGACCTCTACTACCATGTACCTGCTAAAAAGCTTGATCTGCCGTTGTGGGCATTCTCATCAACAGAAGAGGAcactgacagtgttgatgatgcTAGTGCTATTATACCTGGAAGGTTGTGCCAGAATCAGATTAGACAACTTCCAAAGGGAGTGAAAGGGATGACGCTTCCAGTTGTTAAGATAAATGCTCGGGTTGTCAAGGATCAGTCCTCTATAGAACCATGCATAAAGTCCAGAGCAGCTGAGCGGTCACTTTCTAGATCTTCACGCTCCCACTCAACTGGAACTGATAGGAATTCTGTTCATGAAGGTTTGTCTCATTTCAAGAAACATCATGAACATGATTTACAAAGTCTGCAGAAGTCCAAGTCTGTTCCAAACATCCCAGAGGATCATGTTTGCACTGTTGAAGAATTGTCAGTCAAACTGGGTGACTGGTACTACATGGATGGAACTGGACATGAGCATGGCCCATTTTCTTACGGTGAGTTGCAAAAGTTAGTTAAAAAGGGCACTATTATTGAACAGAGCAGTGTGTTCAGAAAGATTGATAACACATGGCTTCCAGTTGTTAAGGATATAAAATCTGAGTCTGCTGCTCGCGATGGAGGGCCAAGAAGTTCAGATTCTACTTCTGCTCTTGTGGAGCAGTCCAACACTGTTGTGAACCATGGAGCTGGTAGGTTCCATGAGTTGCACCCCCAGTTTGTGGGTTATACACGTGGTAAGCTGCATGAACTAGTCATGAAGTATTTCAAGAGCAGGGAGCTTACTTTAGCCATAAACGAGGTCTTGGATCCATGGATCGCAGCAAAGCAGCCCAAAAAGGAAATAGAAATGAACTTTCTTAACAATTCAGCTTCAAGGAAAATCCTGCCAG TTCCCTTTTTTGGCATTTCTGCAGAAGATGCTGGGTCTGTAAAAAGGGCAAGGCTGCTACCTAATCAAAGTGATGAAGATATCAATATGTATGAGGACATCCTTGCCAGTCAGAATGATGACTGCTCTTTTGAAGAATTATGTCATGATGCTGCTCTTGTTGAAGAGAACTCTACTAATTCCGTAGCTGGAAGTGACAGCTGGGGTTTACTGAATGTGCATGTGTTAGCAAGAATCTTCCATTTTCTGAGGGCGGACATGAAATCACTGATTTCTTCTGCAGCTACCTGTAAGCTCTGGAACACTGGTGTTCAGTACTACAGGAACACATGTAGATTTGTTGATTTGTCTTCTGTTGGCCTTCAGTGCACCGATTCTGTGTTTCATGGTATTATG GCTGGTTATGAGAAGCAAAATATAAGAACACTGATTTTAGTTGGGTGTTCAAATCTGAGCTCTCTTGCCCTTGGGGAAGTACTAGTGCAGTTTCCGAACATATGTTATGTGCACATTCAGGGTTGCAGTCAGCTATGGGATATGAAAAGCAGATTTCACCATATTAAATGGATTAAGAGCTCTTTGAATCCTGAGGAGTCACTCCAGAAAATTAAAAGCCTGAAGCAGATAGATGATGGAAACGATTATGCATCCAAAGTTGCAAGGAACTTGACCAGTCAGCTGGGTGGTTCTGATGAACTTGACGGCTATTTTGCTGATATCTCAAATAGAGAGAATGCCAATCTTTCCTTTGGGCAAGGTTTCTATAAACGATCAAAATGGCTTGATGCTAGAAAGTCCTCTGCTGTTTTGTCGAAGGATGCACAACTAAGGcgtttgatgcagaggaaggccgagAATAGCTACCGGAAGATGGAAGAGTTTGTCATCAATAGATTGAGAGAAATCATGAAGAGCAGCAGATTTGATTTCTTCATTCCAAAG GTTGCAAAAATTGAAGGTAGGTTGAAAAGTGGATATTATGCTCGGCATGGCTTTAGTTCTCTCAAGAATGATATTCGATCTATGTGCCGTGATGCATTGAG ATATAAAGGCCGAAGTGATTTGGGAGATATGAAGCAAATTGTTGTGTCCTTTATCCAGTTAGCAAAGAGACTTGGTAACCCACGATTGATTTCTGAGAGAGATGGAGCAGTAGCCCAGAAGGACAATTCTGACACGAGTCAATATTCTTCAGACGCAAAactaaaaaagaaacaaaataaaactacGGGGGAAAGAAGGGGAGGAAACTGGGCTACTGCCTCTGCTGGTGCAGATGCTTCATCCCGTGCCTTCGACCGTGAAATTAAAAGAAGCCTCTCTAAATTAAAGAAAATGGATGTTGATTCTGGGAGTGAGAcatctgatgatgatgatggataCTCTGAAGGTGATGAAACTGAGAGTGAAACTACTGTTTCTGATACAGAGAGTGACCTTGACTCAAATTCTGCAGCATGGGACTTGAGGGGAAATAGTATGAAGTTGTTTGAATCTGGTGACTCTGTCGGGGATGATCGTGGATGGGGTGCTCGCATGACAAAAGCAAGCCTTGTCCCTCCTGTTACTAGGAAGTACGAAGTGATTGAGAAGTACCTTATTGTAGCAGATGAGGAGGAAGTACAACGAAAAATGCGGGTTGCTTTACCTGATGACTACTCTGAGAAGCTGCTCTCGCAGAAGAATGGTACTGAAAATTTGGAGATTCCAGAGGTTAAGGATTATCAACGTAGAAAGGTACCTGGGGATGAAGTTCTTGAGCAAGAAGTATACGGCATAGATCCATACACACATAATCTCCTGCGTGACATTATGCCAGCCGACGTTGGCTTGTCATCTGCTGACAAACATACCTTTATTGAGGAG CTGCTTCTGAATACTTTGAATAAGCAGGTTCGGGATTTCACTGGTTCTGGAAATACTCCTATGGTTTACCCCCTTAAACCTGTCATTGAAGAAATCCAAAAGTCTGCAGAGGAGAGTGGTGATAGACGAATTGCAAAGATGTGCCTCGGAATGCTAAAGGCCATGAGGAGCCGGCCTGAACATAACTATGTTGCTTATAGAAAG GGTCTTGGAGTTGTTTGCAACAAAAAGGGTGGATTTGGCATGGATGACTTTGTTATCGAGTTCTTCGGGGAG GTTTACCCTTCTTGGAGATGGTATGAGAAGCAAGATGGTATTAAACATATACAAAACAACAGTGAAGATCAAGCTCCTGAGTTTTATAACATTATGTTAGAAAGACCAAAG GGGGACCGTGATGGATATGACTTGGTTTTTGTTGATGCTATGCACAAGGCTAACTATGCGAGCAGAATCTGTCATTCATGTAACCCCAACTGTGAAGCAAA AGTGACTGCTGTGGATGGTCAATACCAGATTGGAGTCTACACTGTTAGGCCGATTGCAGAAGGCGAGGAAATCACTTTTGATTACAACTCTGTAACTGAG AGTAAGGAAGAGCATGAAGCATCGGTTTGCCTCTGTGGAAGTCAAGTATGCCGGGGCAGCTATTTAAATTTTTCTGGAGAGGGAGCTTTCGAGAAG GTGTTAATGGAATTCCATGGTGTGCTTGATCGACACAGTTTGCTGCTACAGGCTTGCGAAGCAAACACTGTCTCCCAACAAGACTTGATTGACTTGGGTAGAGCTGGTCTTGGTACCTGTTTGCTTGCTGGTTTGCCTGGGTGGCTTGTTGCTTACACGGCCCAGCTG GTGCGGTTTATATTCTTCGAGAGGCAGAAACTTCCTAATGAGATCTTTAAGCACAACATGGAAGAGAAACGCCAGTTTTTTACAGATATAAATATGGATTCCGAGAGGAATGATGCTGAGGTTCAG GCTGAGGGTGTATTAAATTCTAGATTACAGCATTTAACTCATACACTTGATAAG GTAAGGTATGTTATGAGATGTATATTCGGGGACCCCAAGAATGCCCCCCCTCCTCTGGTGAGGCTTACCGGGAGAAGTCTAGTGTCTGCCATCTGGAAAGGGGAAGGCTCATTAGTTGATGAGCTCCTTCAGTCAATTGAACATCATGTTGACGAAGATGTACTTACCGATCTCAAGGACAAAATTCGGCTTCGTGATCCATCTGATTCTGAAGACATCGAGGGAGACATCCGAAATTCTCTGTTATG GTTGCGTGATGAGTTGCGAACTCTTTCATGCACATACAAGTGCCGGCATGACGCTGCTGCTGATTTGATTCACATGTATGCTTACACAAAGTGTTTCTTCAGAGCCCGA GACTACAAGACCGTAAAGTCTCCACCAGTTCATATCAGTCCTCTTGATTTAGGTCCCAAATATGCTGATAAACTGGGACCAGGTTTCCACGAGTACAGCAAGACGTACCCAGAGAACTATTGCTTAGCACAGCTTATCTATTGGTACAGCCAGAATGCAGAACCCGAATCTAGACTGACAAGAGCTAGAAAGGGTTGTATGTCATTACCAGATGTGTCCTCTTTCTATGTAAAGTCTGTAAAGCCAACTCAAGAGCGAGTTTATGGCACCAGAACTGTGAGATTCATGCTATCACGGATG GAGAAACAGGCCCAACGTCCATGGCCGAAGGACCGGATATGGGTGTTCAAGAGCGACCCAAGATTCTTTGGCACTCCAATGATGGATGCTGTGCTGAATAACAATTCTCCTCTTGATAAGGAGATGGTGCATTGGCTAAAGACAAGATCGAACGTTTTCCTAGGGTAG